Proteins encoded together in one Lepisosteus oculatus isolate fLepOcu1 chromosome 2, fLepOcu1.hap2, whole genome shotgun sequence window:
- the ttc32 gene encoding tetratricopeptide repeat protein 32: protein MEVDQSNLFKQANAEFHKQHFKDAERLYTQFIKSCEHSRNRCVEDLAVAFNNRGQIKYLKVDFYEAMEDYSAAIQTKNNFEVPYYNRGLIRYRLGFFEDAETDFKKALELNPSFKDAELSLKQTLIDKEQKLKRGY from the exons ATGGAGGTGGATCAGTCAAACCTTTTCAAACAAGCTAATGCCGAGTTTCATAAGCAACATTTTAAAGACGCAGAGCGACTGTACACGCAATTCATCAAGTCTTGTGAGCACAGCAG gaACCGTTGTGTGGAAGATCTCGCTGTGGCTTTTAACAACCGCGGACAGATAAAATACCTAAAAGTGGATTTCTACGAAGCCATGGAAGATTATTCTGCAGCTATTCAAACGAAAAACAATTTCGAAGTGCCATATTACAACAGAGGATTGATACGGTATAGGCTAG GGTTTTTTGAAGATGCAGAGACAGACTTCAAGAAAGCACTGGAGCTGAATCCTAGTTTCAAAGATGCTGAACTCAGCTTGAAACAGACTTTAATAGACAAAGAACAAAAGTTAAAAAGAGGATATTAA